A stretch of the Coleofasciculus sp. FACHB-1120 genome encodes the following:
- a CDS encoding M15 family metallopeptidase, with protein sequence MPEKPPKSALPIDDIPAALRDTPHLGQRQRKWQPILLFGGLLGLGAIALIIGIVLPRPVSESDASTPAQNEIPGIQTPSATPAANTLFGHFSYQEAPQSELEAITADGRLKMRKAAARQYNAMVAAARTSGIIIVPISGFRSISEQQHLYFDTKAQRGQSAAERAKVSAPPGHSEHHTGYAIDVGDGRVPATNLSPNFEKTAAFKWLQKNAPYYSFEISFPRNNPQGVSYEPWHWRYVGDRDSLETFYKAKQFGGGAQPSGDRSVVSPTNPSPNASP encoded by the coding sequence ATGCCTGAAAAACCACCCAAGTCGGCACTGCCGATAGACGATATTCCGGCGGCGTTGCGGGATACGCCGCACCTCGGACAACGCCAGCGAAAGTGGCAGCCGATTCTCCTGTTTGGCGGTTTGTTGGGATTGGGAGCGATCGCGCTGATTATCGGTATCGTACTCCCCCGTCCTGTATCCGAATCGGATGCGTCAACGCCTGCCCAAAATGAAATTCCAGGCATTCAAACGCCTTCCGCTACACCAGCAGCCAATACCCTCTTTGGACACTTTTCCTATCAAGAGGCACCCCAGTCTGAACTTGAGGCGATTACAGCGGATGGTCGCTTGAAAATGCGTAAAGCTGCCGCCAGACAATATAACGCGATGGTTGCAGCGGCGCGAACTTCCGGGATTATCATCGTGCCAATTTCAGGATTTCGCTCGATTAGCGAGCAGCAGCATTTATATTTTGACACCAAGGCGCAGCGCGGACAGTCAGCCGCCGAACGGGCAAAAGTGAGTGCGCCTCCCGGTCATAGCGAGCATCATACTGGGTACGCGATAGATGTGGGTGATGGAAGAGTCCCCGCAACGAATCTCAGTCCTAACTTTGAGAAGACTGCGGCTTTTAAGTGGCTTCAGAAGAACGCCCCTTACTATAGCTTTGAGATATCCTTTCCCCGCAACAATCCCCAAGGCGTTAGTTATGAACCGTGGCACTGGCGCTATGTGGGCGATCGCGATAGTCTGGAAACATTTTATAAAGCCAAACAATTTGGAGGTGGGGCGCAGCCATCGGGCGATCGCTCTGTCGTGTCGCCGACCAATCCCAGCCCCAATGCTTCACCCTAA
- a CDS encoding ATP-dependent Zn protease, producing the protein MQQAALNLIAIGVFAMTLSSLLGPMLNISPTIPAIATISILGLATLDTLSFQGKGITILLEVFASADSKYRDRVLRHEAGHFLVAYLLEIPITGYTLSAWETVRQGNPGQGGVIFDTQKLQQEMTTPWEMQVILDRFCTVWMAGIAAEILVYGSAEGGAEDRQKIREVTLGRQESDAQQKERASAMQARTLIEENYPAYEALVATMEQRASVEECYQVLQQRIVKS; encoded by the coding sequence ATGCAACAAGCTGCCCTAAATCTAATTGCCATTGGCGTTTTTGCAATGACGCTTTCTAGTTTGTTGGGGCCAATGTTGAACATATCACCGACAATCCCCGCGATTGCAACGATTAGTATTCTAGGACTGGCAACCCTAGACACCCTCAGCTTCCAAGGTAAAGGCATCACGATACTTTTGGAGGTATTTGCAAGCGCTGACTCCAAATACCGCGATCGCGTGTTGCGGCATGAAGCTGGTCATTTCCTAGTTGCTTATTTACTCGAAATTCCCATTACCGGCTACACGCTTAGCGCCTGGGAAACCGTTAGGCAAGGAAATCCTGGGCAAGGTGGGGTAATATTTGATACCCAAAAATTGCAGCAAGAAATGACAACGCCTTGGGAGATGCAAGTCATCCTAGATCGATTCTGCACCGTCTGGATGGCAGGCATCGCCGCCGAGATTTTGGTGTACGGTAGCGCTGAGGGAGGTGCAGAAGACCGGCAAAAAATTAGAGAGGTGACACTAGGACGGCAGGAAAGCGACGCACAGCAGAAAGAGCGTGCCAGTGCGATGCAAGCACGGACTCTAATTGAGGAAAACTATCCTGCCTACGAAGCGCTGGTGGCGACGATGGAACAACGTGCCTCAGTTGAGGAGTGTTATCAAGTGCTTCAGCAACGTATTGTTAAGAGTTAA
- a CDS encoding diguanylate cyclase, which translates to MDAFVLVVGTDAFLATFLKRIDALVGGTVEAASQLDEVIPLLEKRLPYILILQASLEGSLDFCYHIKQHPQLAGIHCILIEDRPEIAREQTLSDRHRKLALMAEALEKGADAYLQIAPFRRRSAALAKQETGLQDRLLAAQIQMGLRKVQNYRQLMRTNDLLSTMALADPLTELNNRRALEWELPRQIQNARSRSIPLSLVMLDVDYFKSINDTYGHLIGDRVLQLLSARLQHNLRFQDTLFRYGGEEFVVILSHTDVQEAPMVAHRLCRLICEQPFRINSTLALTITISLGTGTLNATDDIKGVNLLQRADKNLLQAKSDGRNRVVSE; encoded by the coding sequence ATGGATGCTTTTGTTCTAGTAGTTGGAACTGATGCATTTCTGGCAACATTTCTGAAGCGAATCGATGCTTTAGTGGGTGGCACAGTTGAAGCTGCCTCCCAGCTAGATGAGGTGATCCCGCTGCTGGAAAAGCGATTGCCCTATATCTTAATTTTGCAAGCAAGTCTGGAGGGCAGTTTAGATTTCTGTTATCACATCAAACAACACCCTCAACTAGCGGGAATTCACTGTATCTTGATAGAAGATCGACCCGAAATTGCCCGCGAACAAACACTTTCCGATCGACACCGGAAGTTGGCACTCATGGCAGAAGCTTTAGAAAAAGGAGCAGATGCTTACTTGCAAATTGCCCCATTCAGAAGAAGGAGTGCTGCCCTTGCAAAACAAGAGACTGGGTTGCAAGATCGTTTACTGGCGGCGCAAATTCAGATGGGACTACGCAAGGTACAAAACTATCGTCAATTGATGCGAACCAATGATTTATTGTCAACAATGGCGCTCGCTGATCCGCTAACAGAGTTGAATAATCGTCGCGCGTTGGAATGGGAATTACCCCGACAGATTCAAAACGCTCGGAGTCGCTCAATCCCACTGAGTTTAGTAATGCTGGATGTAGACTATTTCAAGTCTATTAACGACACCTACGGGCATCTGATCGGCGATCGCGTCCTGCAACTACTCTCCGCCCGTCTGCAACACAACCTGCGCTTTCAAGACACTCTCTTCCGCTACGGGGGCGAAGAATTTGTCGTGATTCTCAGCCACACAGATGTTCAAGAGGCTCCGATGGTAGCGCACCGTCTATGTCGATTGATCTGCGAACAACCCTTCCGAATTAATTCCACTCTGGCACTCACGATTACGATCAGTTTGGGGACAGGCACTCTAAATGCGACGGACGATATTAAAGGAGTGAATTTGCTGCAACGCGCTGACAAAAATCTTCTGCAAGCAAAATCTGATGGTCGCAATCGGGTTGTTAGTGAATAA
- a CDS encoding heavy-metal-associated domain-containing protein, whose amino-acid sequence MALQLKVPTIACNGCAETITDTIHTMEPDAKVDVDVKAKTVTVEAQASEETIKQAIVAAGHTIEGYQ is encoded by the coding sequence ATGGCACTTCAACTAAAAGTTCCCACTATCGCCTGTAATGGCTGTGCAGAAACAATTACCGACACGATCCATACAATGGAACCCGATGCCAAGGTGGACGTGGATGTAAAAGCCAAGACGGTGACAGTGGAAGCTCAAGCTTCGGAAGAAACAATCAAACAAGCGATCGTGGCGGCAGGTCACACGATTGAAGGTTATCAATAA
- the alaS gene encoding alanine--tRNA ligase → MSSSSQSLSGSEIRQKFLDFYAQRGHQILPSASLVPEDPTVLLTIAGMLPFKPIFLGQRSPEFKRATTSQKCIRTNDIENVGRTARHHTFFEMLGNFSFGDYFKEQAIAWGWELSTQVFGLPPERLVVSVFREDEEAYAIWRDKIGVSPQRIQRMGEADNFWASGPTGPCGPCSEIYYDFHPERGDDKIDLEDDTRFIEFYNLVFMQSNRDAEGNLTPLQNKNIDTGMGLERMAQILQKVPNNYETDLIFPIIKTAAEIAGIDYASSDEKTKVSLKVIGDHVRSVVHMIADEIRASNIGRGYVLRRLIRRVVRHGRLIGISGEFTPQVAETAIALSESAYPIVRVREAQIKAELQREESRFLKTLERGEKLLSEMIQRVKQEGKTQIEGRDAFTLYDTYGFPLELTQEVAEEEGLSVDELGFNAAMEEQQTRSQSAHETIDLTVQGSLDKLAEHIHSTEFLGYTQPSSQSQVEVILVEGKSVEAAEGGTQVQIVLNKTPFYAESGGQIGDRGYISGDSVLVRVEDVKKESDFFVHFGRIERGTLRVEDAVTAQIDLSCRRRVQAHHTATHLLQAALKKFVDESITQAGSLVAFDRLRFDFNCPRPVTSEEVQQIEEQINTWIAEAHPAETEILPIAEAKAKGAIAMFGEKYGDEVRVLDVPGVSMELCGGTHVHNTAEIGLFKIVSEAGVASGVRRIEAIAGPAVLEYLNVREKVVKDLSDRFKVKPEELPDRITNIQNELKASQKQLEALKAELAFAKSDQLLSAAETVGEFKILVAELGDVDAESLKNAAERLLQKLGNGAVFLASIPEADKVSLVAHFSPEVNKKGLQAGKFIGSIAKICGGGGGGRPNLAQAGGRDPSKLKEALESAKTQLIEGLQ, encoded by the coding sequence ATGTCTTCTTCCTCCCAGTCCCTTAGCGGTAGCGAAATTCGGCAAAAATTCCTCGACTTCTATGCCCAGCGAGGACATCAAATTTTGCCGAGTGCTTCCTTAGTGCCAGAAGATCCCACCGTACTGCTAACGATCGCCGGGATGCTGCCTTTTAAGCCGATATTTTTAGGACAGCGATCGCCTGAGTTCAAGCGTGCCACGACTTCTCAAAAATGTATCCGCACCAATGATATTGAGAATGTGGGACGGACTGCCCGACACCACACCTTTTTTGAGATGCTGGGGAATTTCAGCTTTGGAGATTATTTCAAAGAACAAGCGATCGCTTGGGGTTGGGAACTGTCAACACAAGTCTTTGGTTTACCCCCAGAACGCCTTGTCGTGAGTGTCTTCCGAGAAGATGAGGAAGCTTATGCGATTTGGCGGGATAAAATTGGTGTTTCGCCGCAGCGCATCCAACGCATGGGAGAAGCGGATAACTTCTGGGCGTCTGGCCCTACTGGCCCTTGCGGCCCTTGTTCGGAAATTTACTATGATTTCCACCCGGAACGCGGTGATGACAAGATTGACCTAGAAGATGACACCCGGTTCATTGAGTTCTACAACCTGGTGTTTATGCAAAGCAACCGGGATGCAGAAGGCAACCTAACGCCGCTGCAAAATAAGAACATTGACACCGGGATGGGACTAGAACGGATGGCGCAAATCCTCCAGAAAGTTCCGAATAACTACGAAACCGACTTAATTTTCCCGATTATCAAAACGGCAGCAGAAATTGCTGGAATTGATTACGCTAGCAGCGACGAGAAGACAAAAGTTTCTCTAAAGGTAATTGGGGATCACGTCCGTTCCGTCGTCCACATGATAGCCGATGAAATCCGCGCATCTAATATTGGGCGGGGGTATGTGCTGCGGCGCTTGATTCGGCGCGTGGTGCGTCACGGACGACTGATTGGGATTTCCGGGGAGTTTACACCACAAGTGGCGGAAACTGCGATCGCGCTTTCCGAGTCCGCTTATCCGATCGTCCGAGTGCGAGAAGCACAAATCAAAGCGGAACTGCAACGAGAAGAATCTCGCTTCCTCAAGACACTGGAACGAGGCGAGAAACTGCTGTCAGAAATGATTCAGCGGGTGAAGCAGGAAGGTAAAACTCAGATTGAAGGGCGAGACGCCTTTACTCTCTATGACACCTATGGCTTCCCCCTGGAACTCACTCAGGAAGTTGCAGAAGAAGAAGGGCTAAGTGTAGACGAGTTAGGCTTCAATGCGGCGATGGAGGAACAGCAAACGCGATCGCAATCCGCCCACGAAACCATCGATCTCACCGTCCAAGGTTCCCTAGATAAGCTAGCTGAACACATTCACAGCACCGAGTTTCTGGGTTACACTCAACCCTCCAGCCAATCGCAAGTAGAAGTCATTCTCGTAGAAGGCAAATCTGTCGAAGCGGCGGAAGGCGGAACACAAGTGCAGATTGTCCTTAATAAGACGCCATTCTACGCAGAATCGGGCGGACAAATTGGCGATCGCGGCTATATCTCCGGCGATTCCGTTTTGGTGCGAGTTGAAGACGTTAAGAAAGAATCCGATTTCTTCGTCCATTTCGGTCGCATCGAACGCGGTACGCTGCGAGTAGAAGATGCTGTAACCGCCCAAATTGACTTGTCTTGTCGCCGTCGCGTTCAAGCGCATCATACCGCAACGCACCTGCTGCAAGCGGCATTGAAGAAATTTGTTGATGAATCGATTACTCAGGCGGGTTCTTTGGTCGCCTTCGATCGGCTGCGATTTGACTTCAACTGTCCTCGTCCCGTCACCTCAGAAGAAGTACAACAAATCGAAGAACAAATTAATACTTGGATCGCGGAAGCGCATCCCGCCGAAACCGAGATTCTGCCAATTGCGGAAGCCAAAGCGAAAGGCGCAATCGCCATGTTTGGCGAAAAATACGGTGATGAAGTGCGGGTACTAGATGTCCCAGGCGTTTCGATGGAATTGTGCGGCGGTACTCACGTTCACAACACTGCTGAAATCGGGCTATTTAAGATCGTCTCCGAAGCGGGTGTCGCCTCTGGAGTGCGCCGGATTGAAGCGATTGCAGGGCCAGCCGTTCTGGAATACTTGAATGTACGGGAGAAAGTGGTTAAGGATTTGAGCGATCGCTTTAAAGTCAAACCCGAAGAACTACCTGACAGAATTACTAACATCCAGAACGAACTTAAAGCTTCCCAAAAGCAGCTAGAAGCATTAAAAGCAGAACTCGCTTTTGCGAAATCCGACCAATTACTCAGCGCTGCTGAAACAGTGGGCGAGTTCAAAATTTTAGTTGCCGAATTGGGAGATGTTGACGCCGAATCCTTAAAAAATGCGGCTGAAAGATTACTGCAAAAACTGGGTAATGGTGCCGTATTCTTGGCATCAATTCCCGAAGCAGATAAAGTTAGCTTAGTTGCACATTTTAGCCCTGAAGTCAATAAAAAAGGATTGCAAGCAGGGAAATTTATTGGCTCAATTGCCAAAATTTGCGGCGGCGGCGGCGGCGGACGCCCGAACCTGGCGCAAGCTGGCGGACGCGATCCCAGCAAGCTGAAAGAAGCCTTAGAAAGTGCTAAAACTCAGTTAATTGAAGGTTTGCAGTAA